The genomic DNA ATTGCTTTCGCCCTGATGTTAGCTGTCGATGATTTCGAAACTCCAGTGGCTCAGGTTGATCCCGGAGGAGTTGAAAGCGTTCTTGTGAAAGTCACAAGCTTCAAGCTCTTCGTCGATAAACTCTGAATCTTTTTTCCAACAATTGCAAGACCGAGCTCGTAATGAGAGGCACATATCTCACCGTTCCATTCGTGAACAAAGTTTGTTTTCCAAGACATCATTTCGGAAAGGGATGGTCATGCATCCAGTCCACTCCAGCGATGAAAATCCGTCTTCAGACCATCGCTCCGATTTTCCCGTCGACATTGTCGGCCCTCAAAAAGAGTCCGAGAGAAGTCCTTTCTTTAAGCGAGTCTCGACGGAGAATCCGTTTTATCTGATCAGCGCAGCCTGTGTGATTCATAGTACCGGACTGTCGATGGGAGGAGGGCTTCCGTTGTCGGTGATGATTTCACTGATTGGTGGTTACCTGTTGCTGCTGGCAGTGATCGGGATTGGGATCGTTCGGTTCTGGAATGTCTGGGACGATGCTCGATCGATCTTTCTCACACTCATACTTTTGATGCTCGAGCTTTCGATCTGCTTTGACCAATCGATTGCTCTGCATTCCACGAGTGCAATAGTGGGGCTGGTCGGACTCACTCTTGGTGCGATGTGTCTCGTAGAGTTGATCCTCCGGGTTTTGAAAATACGGTTGCCGTGGATCTACCGCTTTCCATTTTATTTGCAACTCGGTCTTGCGATGCTGGCCTCGTTGATTCCGATGGCATTCTCGAACAGCGCAGAGAGTTCTGTGGTTCGTTGGGCAATTTATGGAGTGAGTGGACTCGCTGGTCTGTCGATGTTGACATTGATTCCGGCGATTCGAACTTCGCGAGACCGAGTCGAGTTCGCAGGCTGTCCCTGGATTTGGCCGTACCATCCGTGGTCGCTCTTCGTGATTGTCTGGGTCTGTCTCGGGTTTCGATTATACCTGCTGACACTTTCGTTCGATCCTGCGTTCGAGCTCTCTGCGAACGCTGCTTACGCAGGGATGGGAGGGATCTTCGGTGGCTATTTGCTTGTCCCAATGTTGCTCGGGATGAGCTGGTTGCTGCTCGAAGCGGCTCTTGTCCACCGGCACTGGTTAATTCAAACCTTTGCTTTATCGCTTTCGTTTGTCTGTGTGGGGCTCAGTGTTGAACAGAGGTCACTCAACCCGGCGTTGCAGAGTTTCCTCACTGAGTATTCGCAACATCTTGGGAGCCCGGTTTGGTTGGCGAGTCTGGCATCGGTTCTCTTTTTCGCGGTCGCCTGGTGGCGCGGGTTGCCGTTCGCTCGTCGTGGTCTGGTCGTTTCAATGTTGCTCGTCTCTGTCATGGATCCAAAGAGAGTCAGCTTTCAAAGAGTGGAAGACGTCAATCTGACCTGGTTGACAGCGACCGCAATCTTTTTGTGCTTAGTCGGACATCAGAAGCAGAAATCACGCTTCTATATTGAGGCTGTCGTGTGGATGGTTCTTGGCTTAGGCAGTCGTAATTATTTCGATGGTTGGGAGCTTTCACCAGTTGAAATTCAATTTCACCTTGTTGCATTGGCAGTTGGAGTTGTGAGCCTCTGGAGCAAGGACGAAGCGATGGAAGAGTTCAAAGTCTTGTTGATTCTCTTCATGGTCATCGCCACGGTGCGGATGCTGTTTCATGGGGTGACTGGAATTCGGCCAGCCGGTTTCGCTTCGGGTTATCTGCTACTGATGGCTGTCGCGGCGTACCTTCTGAGTCGTGTTCATCCGAAGGCAGGATTCCTGGGGGCGGCCTGTTTTGTTTTCGCCTGTACTTACGCGAGTGCATTCACAGAAGGGGGGCGATTCTTGAATCATCAAGTACGCTGGGACGGTCTGCGACAGTTTTTGATTGGCTTGGCATTTCTGCACGTGGGTCTGTTTGCCAGTGCCTGGAAAGGGGGAGTCTTCAAACGCTGGGCTGCCCGATTTGTCACGGCAGAGCCATTGCCCGAACCATCACCCGAATTGAAAGGACAGTAGGAGCCGCTAACTAAGAGTCGCAATAATCCGTCAGCGAGTTCACCTGTTTGGAAACTAAGCCGTTACAAAGTTGTTAACGAGTCGCTTGCTGCATTGGATTCGCTTCGCCTTGTACGACGAAGTAATCTGTTGCTGGCTTTAAGTTGTTCAATTTCTGCATCATGCCCGATGGCCAGAAGACCGTGGCTGAGAACTCGGTTCCTTCATCTACGACGTAGAAATCGCAATCGTACTCCGAAGAGGAAAGGTAAGAACCTCCTCCAATGACAAAGTGGACGCGATCTCCTTTGCTGGCGTGAAGCACGACACGGGCCCCGATGGCGTTGCGGTTGTCGGCTGTGCCGATCAGCTTTAGGCGAATTCGTTCACCTTTGATTGCGGTTTCGTTTCGCAAAATCTGAGCGGTTCCGTTCAGAACCGTGAAGACAAGATCGGTTCGCCCATCGCGATCAAGATCGCCACCGGCGAGCCCGCGCGAGACGTGTCGCTCGGAGAAGAATGAGGTGTCGTCGAAGGCCGCACGCTGAAATTTCTGGTCCCCTTTGTTCTCTAAAAGGGTAGATTGCTGCTCAAAGGTCGACTTGTTGGGATGGTAGATGACATGTCCATTCGCAATCGCGATATCCAAATCGGCGTCACCATCAAAGTCTCGGGTTAACGTTCCGAAGCTGACGAAGAGATCACCAACTGCTGAGACTCCCGCGTCTTGACTCATGTGCAGAAAGTTTCCATCTCCCTGGTTTCGGTATAACGCCGCGCTCTCGTGTTCGTAGTTTGTGACCCACAAGTCTCCGAGTAAATCTCCATCGAAGTCAAAGAACTCAAGCCCCATACTGCCATTCGTTTTTCCTTCGAAGTCGACAGCACAACCGGTGAGCAATGCACTCTCTTCGAGCTTCCCGGTTCCATCGTTGATGTAAAGGAAATTGTCGACGGTATCATTGGCGACGTAGATGTCGAGATCGAAATCGTTGTCAATATCAGCCAGGACGACTCCGAGCCCTTTTCCTTTTTTTGCAAGTCCCCACGCTTCGGACATGTCTTGAAATTTCCCATTGCCAGTACTTCGGAATAGAGCATCGTCGAGCCCTTCGAATCGTCGTGGCGGACAAACGTCTTCGTCATGGCTTGGAGAGGGGCTGGGACATTTCGGGTTGTTATCGAATGACCAGTCAACGTAGTGGGTGAGATAGAGGTCCAGCGAACCATCACCATCAAGGTCGCCCCAACCGGCGCTGGTCGACCAGGAGTCATCGATCAACTCGGCTTGTTCTGCGACTTGAAAGAATGTTCCATCACCGTTGTTTTCCCAAAGGTCCACCCCGCCGTAACCGGTGACAAGAATGTCATCGAACCCGTCATTGTTGAAGTCCGCGATGGAGACTCCGTGGGTGTAGCGTTGTGGTTGCCCAAGTCCGGTTAAGGAGGAAGTGTCACTCCATTTCATATCTCCGAGGCCTCGATAACATTGCAGTGGCAGACCTTCTAAACTTGGTGGATCACCTTTGATCAGTTTTCCCCCACCGGGAAAAACAAGATCAGTGAAGCCGTCTTTGTCCAGATCGAACAGTCCGACGCCGCCTCCCATCGATTCAAGGATGGCGTAGAATCCAGCGTCACGTCCGTTATCGTATGTCGCATGAACACCGGAGCTTTCTGTGATGTTTTGAAATTTGAACTTCAGTTCCGGTTCAGTGCCGCTCTTCTGAGTATTGCTTTCTGGTGAAGGCGATTTGGAACATCCTGACCCCAGCAGCAGCAGCGCTAACGAAAGACAGAGTCGAACTTGAAAAGTGTGCAGCATGATGAGAATGACGCTTGTTGCCTGACAGTGTGCGAATTTATTCGGTCGGTGTCGTGTTCTGTTGAATTGCGGAGAGCCTGTTCGCAGTTTTTGAATGATACTCAGCTTCCTTGAGAAAGAGTGAATCTCTTTTGGCTTTTCTTGTATAGAGCTCGCTGAGAAGTTCATGCGCGCGGATCGAAGTTGGCTCGTAGGCCAGTACACTTTTCAACCAGAACTCAGCTGTCTTGAGCGACCCATTGTTTAAGTAGAGTTCTCCGACTTGTAATCGCTCTTCAACATACGGATGAACAGGATTGATTCCGTCAATAATTTTGTCGGCTTTTTGAAGTGCGGTTCTGGCATTGTTCACCGCTTGAAGTTCCGCACTTCCAGCTTCGGTTGCTCCTGATTGTCGCAAAGCGATTGCTCGAGCGTATCGCACGTCCAGATTCGAGGGGTCCGCTTCGTACGCAATGTTGAGAAACTTAAGTGCCGCTTCGTTGTTCCCGGCTCCGAGTTCTAAACTACCAAGCTCAAACGCTGCCGGGTTCCCTGCAGGGATTTCCTGAATCAGTAAATAGCTGGCCATGAGTTCGTCGATCGGGAGATTCATTGCCTCCTCGAGAACTTCTCTGGCTTTCTCTGTCTCGCCAAGTTGGCGGTAGCATTTTCCAATCTCGACCTTCGCTGCACCATTCTTTTTCATTGCCAGACAACGAGAAAAGAACTTGATCGCCTCCTGAGGGTGCTGTGTTTCGAGTAAAAGTCTTCCGAGTGCGAAGGCCGAAGGGTAGTGGGATTCGCATTTTGCTAAGGCGTCGCGGTACTCTTGCTCGGCGACATAATCGTTTTGCAGATAATCTTGAACACGACCGTTGGTATAGTGTGGGCGAGGGTCTTCGGGATAACTTTGCTTCCAGTTTTCGATGACAACAAAAGCCTGGTTGTATTCTTGGCCGACTAAAAAACCGTTCGCGAACGCGCTGCAAACTTCATCAGCGTCCCCTTCCTGGTTCTTTAACATTTTGACAAGCTCCTCCATCAGGGCAGGGGCTTCGCCGCCACTGGCGCGTGCCAGAATTTCTTCTCGCCGGGCTTGCAGTGGGTCGCCTCCAAGTTGGGCAAACTGTTCGAGATTCTCGGAGAACAGGTCGTATTGACCAAGCTTTCGGTTGAGCCTTGCACGAAGACGATACGTCTCCGGGTTACGGTCTCGGAAGAAGAGAGACCAGTCCAAAGCATTTTCAGCACGGTCAAAATGATCAACTTTTAAGTGCTGCTCAGCTCGCCAGTTGCTGAGGTATGAGAACGTCTGAAAATACCACAGTCCGACCAGGATCAGGAGCATGGCGATAAATCGCTGGATCCGCTGACGGCTCAGTGAGAGGCTCAGCGGGCGTTGTGTTCGCTGACGGCTTGATGCCGTGGCGGTCGTCGTTTTGGCGGATGGAGACGTCATTTCGATCATCACCCAGAGTATCCTGCCAGGAAGAAAAAGCAAACGCCTGAAAGATCTCGGGCGTTTGCTACGAAATTTTGCTTACAGCTTTTCGAGCATTTCTTTCGCTCTGGCTTTGATTTTTGCAGAGTCTTTCATCGCGGAAAGTTCGTCAATATCTTTCATCAGTTCAGCACCCTTGGCTTCGTCTTCTTGCCTGAGCCGACCGATGTTGTTTCGAACATCTTCGATGCTGCTGTCGATGGCTCCGGTCTCCATGACTCCTTCAAGTCCCTTCCTGACTTCCTCAACTGCTGAGGATTGATTTACGGGGACTTCGGTGACTTTTTTTCCACCACATCCAGTGACGATTCCAACAGTGCAGCAGAGTGCTGCACATAATGCAAAACGATAGCGAATAGAAGACATCATGATTCTCGTCTCAATGGGACTGAAAGTAAGGGGTTATGCAAAAATGAACGACAATACAGGGATGAGATACCAAGTCAGAGCTTAACGCATTGGGCTGGTTGTCTGAACGGAATCTATTTGAGTTCGGGAGATAAAAAGGTCGGAGTTTAGAAAGTTTCTTATGTCTCTCATGTGTAAGAGATGGTGTTTCTCTGGTCACTGATTACAAAAAAGCAGCTCGAATCTGTCTTTTGAACATCTTCGAGGCTGCTGTTTGTAAGTGAACTTTAATGGCTAGAGAATTTTCACTAAGAAATTCGCGTTTTGTCCTGTAGAAGTGAGTGATTTGCACGTGATGGCACTCTTTCAAAGACAAAACGGATGCCTTCTAGAATTCGCCGACAACATCACCCTGGTTGCTGCTTCCGATGCTTTGGTATAAGTCAAAGTCGATGTTTTCGGAGATGAAGCGAACAGCACCATCACCCATGGCATGCTGTGATCCACCAGTGTGGAAACTTCGTGAGGCCCACACGCCGCGAGCATCACCTTCACCACAGCCGCTACATTCGTGGCAGTTCGGGAATCTCCAGTTTGGAGGGACGACAGTGTTCATTCCGGTGTCGTCCATCATTGGAGAGACCCAGGTCCAACCGCCTGAACTGCGGTGGTCAGCTGTTCCTGTGAGGCAGGTGTTGCCGTAAGTGGTCATTTGATCCTGTGTCGGTTTGATTGGATTGATCCCAGACAAGGACTGATTACGAATGTAGTCGCCACGTTCCAGTCGGAAGATTCCGTTGTCGCCGTCTCCTTTGACGATCTCTCCGAAGGCAATTGTGTTTGATGTTCCATCTGTGATGTCTCGCATGGCGAGCGAACGGCGACGGTGAAACATTCCAGCGGTGCGTGTTAAACTTGCTTCCCAGCCCAAGTTAGGACCAGTGCTCGCTCCATAGTTGTTCCCGCCATCACCATTGGTGATAATCCCGGGATCTGAAGGGCATTGGAAGACAGGGACTTTTGTTCGTCCCAATGTGCGGTTTGGATAATTCGCATTGGTGTGCGTCCAGAATCGGTTGAGATCGTACTGGTTATACAGCGGAGCTTGATCAACAAACGGCAGCAACATGGTGTGAACGCTGTTGCCACGCCATTCGCTTCCCCAGTCATTGTTCGCTTCAGTTCCGAATGTTAACTGAGGGAACTTTCCGTGGGTGTCATGGTAGTTGTGCAGTGCAATCGCAAGTTGCTTGAGGTTGTTTTTGCACTGTGAGCGGCGAGCTGCTTCGCGAGCCTGCTGCACGGCAGGTAACAAGAGAGCAACCAGGATCGCGATAATCGCAATCACAACCAGAAGTTCAATGAGGGTAAACCCTCTACGTAAGCGCTTCATTCCTGTCTCCAAATCTGGGAAGTAAAAAGAAAAATGTCCGAACTAGTGACCCGCGAAAAGCTGCCCGCTAATCCGCAAAAAATAAAAGATATAGAATCTCTAAAGTGAATCAATTAATGAGCAGGTTAGTTTTTTTGCTCAAAACACAGGAATCTGTGATCGCAAAGGATAGGAAAGGAGGACGTAATTTTGAATCAAAGATTACGTATCTGTTGTACTTTAACACACTTTGCTCGATGAGTGCAAGAAATGAAAGGTCTGATTGGTCTGCATCGACGAGTTGGGGGTGAAAACTCGATCAAAATACATTTAAATGAGATTCTCATCCGTCAATTGACAGGCGGAACCGGACTCCCCTGAGGCTTACGAAGGTAGGTGGTGCAATGAAGAAGTTATTGTTGATTTTCATGGTGACAGTTGCCGTAATGTTAGGTGCTTCTCTGAATGCAGATGATCAAATTGTTGAAGCAAACTCTAAAGTGGAGAAACTGTCAGGGGATTTCCGCTTCACGGAAGGCCCCGCCTGGGATCGAAATGGGACTTTGTACTTCTCTGACATTCCCAACAAGACGATTCACGCCTGGACCAGCAAAAAAGGGATAGAAACCTTCAAGGTGCTTGAGGGAAGCTGCAACGGACTCCGGTTCGATCAAGCGGGCAATCTGTTCGTCTGTCAACCGGTTGGCCGAGCGATCGTCAAAATTACCCCGGAAGGCAAACAATCCGTTGTTGCTGAGAAGTTCGAAGGGAAGAAGCTGAATTCCCCGAATGATTTGTGGATCGACCCCAATGGTGGGATCTATTTTACTGATCCTCGCTACGGCAGCATGGACGATCTTCAGCAGAGCGGTTTTCATGTTTACTACATTCATCCAGGCGAGAAAAAGATCGAGCGAATTCTCGATAATCTCGTGAAGCCGAACGGAGTGGTTGGGAGTGCCGATGGAAAGAAACTCTACGTTACTGACCCCGGAGCACAGAAAACATACGTGTACGACATCACAGGTCCGGGGAAGCTCGAGAATCGCAAACTGGCAGCTGATGCAGGTTCAGATGGATTGGAACTTGATGAACTTGGCAACCTGTACATCACAGGGGACAGCATGCGTATCTTCAATTCCGAAGCAAAAGAAATTGCTTCGATTCCACTGCCTGAAAGAGCTGCCAACATGACAATTGGTGGTCCCGATGGAAAGACGCTATTCATTACAGCCCGGACTGGACTCTATTCAGTTCAACTTAAGGTTAGCAGTGGCTCGGACCCGTTCGCCAAGTAATCAGTCAGAAACTCGTTAGTGTTTCGTCGGATAACTTCAGTTTCTGGCCAGCTTACGGCCCGCTTCTGTTCAGTCTCCGGCAATCGGCATGACCAGCGGAGTTTGTGAACGTATCGACTCTTTTGCTATCATCTCTCGGACATCCTTGACCTGACATTGAGGCGAGCTCGATATGCTTTCACATCTTCGCTGGATCTGTGCTGTTCCTGCAATCCTTTTAACCAGTTCCCTCGCAATTGCAGCCGGGCCAGAACCGATTCCTTTGTGGCCGAACGGGGCGCCAGGACAGGACGGGACCGGGGAGAAAGATGTTCCACTTGTTCGCATCTACCCAGCCGGTGAGAACGCGACCGGAACTGCGGTCGTGATTTTGCCCGGCGGAGGATACGGCGGATTGGCGATGGACCATGAAGGGCATCAGATTGCCAAATGGTGGAACCGCCTGGGTGTCACCGGAGCTGTCGTGACGTATCGCCATGGACCGAAATATCAGCATCCAGCTCCACTTCAAGATGCTCAACGAGCGATTCGACATCTGCGGGCCCACGCGGAAGAACTGAAGATTGATCCCCACCGGATTGGTGTCATGGGATTCTCAGCGGGAGGCCACCTTGCTTCGACCGTTTCGACTCACTTTGATGAAGGTGACGCTGACAGCAAGGATCTCGTGGCACAACAAAGCAGTCGACCGGACTTTGCGGTTCTCTGTTATCCCGTCATTTCAATGCTTGATCCGCAGGCCCATAAAGGGT from Thalassoglobus polymorphus includes the following:
- a CDS encoding CRTAC1 family protein, which encodes MLHTFQVRLCLSLALLLLGSGCSKSPSPESNTQKSGTEPELKFKFQNITESSGVHATYDNGRDAGFYAILESMGGGVGLFDLDKDGFTDLVFPGGGKLIKGDPPSLEGLPLQCYRGLGDMKWSDTSSLTGLGQPQRYTHGVSIADFNNDGFDDILVTGYGGVDLWENNGDGTFFQVAEQAELIDDSWSTSAGWGDLDGDGSLDLYLTHYVDWSFDNNPKCPSPSPSHDEDVCPPRRFEGLDDALFRSTGNGKFQDMSEAWGLAKKGKGLGVVLADIDNDFDLDIYVANDTVDNFLYINDGTGKLEESALLTGCAVDFEGKTNGSMGLEFFDFDGDLLGDLWVTNYEHESAALYRNQGDGNFLHMSQDAGVSAVGDLFVSFGTLTRDFDGDADLDIAIANGHVIYHPNKSTFEQQSTLLENKGDQKFQRAAFDDTSFFSERHVSRGLAGGDLDRDGRTDLVFTVLNGTAQILRNETAIKGERIRLKLIGTADNRNAIGARVVLHASKGDRVHFVIGGGSYLSSSEYDCDFYVVDEGTEFSATVFWPSGMMQKLNNLKPATDYFVVQGEANPMQQATR
- a CDS encoding tetratricopeptide repeat protein, whose amino-acid sequence is MIEMTSPSAKTTTATASSRQRTQRPLSLSLSRQRIQRFIAMLLILVGLWYFQTFSYLSNWRAEQHLKVDHFDRAENALDWSLFFRDRNPETYRLRARLNRKLGQYDLFSENLEQFAQLGGDPLQARREEILARASGGEAPALMEELVKMLKNQEGDADEVCSAFANGFLVGQEYNQAFVVIENWKQSYPEDPRPHYTNGRVQDYLQNDYVAEQEYRDALAKCESHYPSAFALGRLLLETQHPQEAIKFFSRCLAMKKNGAAKVEIGKCYRQLGETEKAREVLEEAMNLPIDELMASYLLIQEIPAGNPAAFELGSLELGAGNNEAALKFLNIAYEADPSNLDVRYARAIALRQSGATEAGSAELQAVNNARTALQKADKIIDGINPVHPYVEERLQVGELYLNNGSLKTAEFWLKSVLAYEPTSIRAHELLSELYTRKAKRDSLFLKEAEYHSKTANRLSAIQQNTTPTE
- a CDS encoding DUF1559 domain-containing protein — translated: MKRLRRGFTLIELLVVIAIIAILVALLLPAVQQAREAARRSQCKNNLKQLAIALHNYHDTHGKFPQLTFGTEANNDWGSEWRGNSVHTMLLPFVDQAPLYNQYDLNRFWTHTNANYPNRTLGRTKVPVFQCPSDPGIITNGDGGNNYGASTGPNLGWEASLTRTAGMFHRRRSLAMRDITDGTSNTIAFGEIVKGDGDNGIFRLERGDYIRNQSLSGINPIKPTQDQMTTYGNTCLTGTADHRSSGGWTWVSPMMDDTGMNTVVPPNWRFPNCHECSGCGEGDARGVWASRSFHTGGSQHAMGDGAVRFISENIDFDLYQSIGSSNQGDVVGEF
- a CDS encoding SMP-30/gluconolactonase/LRE family protein, with protein sequence MKKLLLIFMVTVAVMLGASLNADDQIVEANSKVEKLSGDFRFTEGPAWDRNGTLYFSDIPNKTIHAWTSKKGIETFKVLEGSCNGLRFDQAGNLFVCQPVGRAIVKITPEGKQSVVAEKFEGKKLNSPNDLWIDPNGGIYFTDPRYGSMDDLQQSGFHVYYIHPGEKKIERILDNLVKPNGVVGSADGKKLYVTDPGAQKTYVYDITGPGKLENRKLAADAGSDGLELDELGNLYITGDSMRIFNSEAKEIASIPLPERAANMTIGGPDGKTLFITARTGLYSVQLKVSSGSDPFAK